In Phycisphaerales bacterium, the following are encoded in one genomic region:
- a CDS encoding RidA family protein, with protein sequence MSDSISTDAAPKPVGAYPHARRVGDLLFCSGVGPRAPGDSSVPGVTLDDAGELVDYDFEAQCRACFENIRAVVEAGGARFQDIVDVQVYLTDIPRDFKAFNALWKEYFAGEGKPNPCRTTIEVSRLPQGGNAPIAVELKVVAALRR encoded by the coding sequence ATGTCTGACTCGATCTCAACCGATGCCGCTCCCAAGCCCGTCGGGGCGTATCCGCACGCCCGCCGCGTTGGCGACCTCCTGTTCTGCTCGGGCGTCGGCCCGCGGGCGCCTGGTGATAGCTCCGTGCCGGGCGTGACGCTCGACGACGCGGGCGAGCTGGTCGACTACGACTTCGAGGCCCAGTGCCGGGCGTGCTTCGAGAACATCCGCGCCGTCGTCGAGGCCGGCGGGGCGAGGTTCCAGGACATCGTCGACGTGCAGGTCTACCTGACCGACATCCCGCGGGACTTCAAGGCCTTCAACGCGCTCTGGAAGGAGTACTTCGCCGGCGAAGGGAAACCGAATCCCTGCCGCACGACCATCGAGGTCAGCCGCCTGCCGCAGGGGGGGAACGCCCCGATCGCCGTGGAGTTGAAAGTGGTGGCCGCCCTGCGCCGATGA
- a CDS encoding glucose-6-phosphate isomerase — protein sequence MPATTTTATTLALDTARCLSTAVHDHGLDPDVLAPGGPAAAAAVVLTQRLETSRGTGWERWRLLAEGAMREEHVKAVKAIAKKYAGQLDNVVVLGIGGSALGNIALQSALNPLTHNLAKDRTHPRLFVLDNADPIPFHQTLGFITNEDPKFDRTLFVVISKSGETAETAAQFLIVRDMLQKARGDGHVDRLIAVTDPEKGTMRRLCDAAGYETLPVPEGVGGRFSALSPVGLISCALCGIDIDALLDGAAAMEQACRSEDLHANPAAMLATVLVELGQRQGKTVHVMMPYANQLYLMADWWRQLWAESLGKIVKGVQGVTYAGFTPVKALGATDQHSQVQLYREGPNDKAIIFLEVEKFATDVAIPAGLGEDALAYLEGSSLATLLSAEKKATEFALTESRRPNLTIKFPEVTPHTVGQFMMLWQIATAYAGLMLGVDAYDQPAVELGKKATFALMGKPGFEELAERLKS from the coding sequence ATGCCCGCAACGACGACCACCGCCACCACCCTCGCCCTCGACACCGCTCGCTGCCTGAGCACCGCCGTGCACGACCACGGGCTGGACCCCGACGTGCTGGCCCCGGGCGGTCCTGCGGCCGCAGCGGCGGTGGTGCTGACCCAGCGGCTGGAGACCAGCCGCGGCACGGGCTGGGAGCGATGGCGGCTGCTGGCCGAGGGGGCGATGCGTGAGGAGCACGTCAAGGCCGTCAAGGCGATCGCCAAGAAGTACGCGGGCCAGCTCGACAACGTCGTGGTGCTGGGCATCGGCGGCTCGGCCTTGGGCAACATCGCGCTCCAGAGCGCGCTCAACCCGCTGACGCACAACCTGGCGAAGGACCGGACGCACCCGAGGCTCTTCGTGCTCGACAACGCCGATCCGATCCCCTTCCACCAGACGCTGGGTTTCATAACAAATGAGGACCCCAAGTTCGACCGCACGCTGTTCGTGGTGATCAGTAAGAGCGGCGAGACGGCCGAGACGGCGGCGCAGTTCCTGATCGTGCGCGACATGCTGCAAAAGGCCCGGGGCGATGGGCACGTCGATCGCTTGATCGCCGTCACCGACCCCGAGAAGGGCACCATGCGCCGCTTGTGCGATGCGGCGGGCTACGAGACGCTGCCCGTGCCCGAGGGCGTGGGGGGCCGATTCAGCGCGCTCAGCCCGGTGGGGTTGATCAGTTGCGCCCTGTGCGGCATCGACATCGACGCCCTGCTCGATGGCGCCGCCGCAATGGAGCAGGCGTGCCGGAGCGAAGACCTGCACGCCAACCCCGCCGCCATGCTCGCCACCGTGCTTGTTGAGCTCGGCCAGCGGCAGGGCAAGACGGTGCACGTCATGATGCCCTACGCCAACCAGCTCTACCTCATGGCCGACTGGTGGCGGCAGCTCTGGGCCGAGAGCCTGGGCAAGATCGTCAAGGGCGTGCAAGGCGTGACGTACGCCGGCTTCACGCCCGTCAAGGCCCTGGGCGCGACCGACCAGCACAGCCAGGTGCAGCTCTATCGCGAGGGGCCCAACGACAAGGCGATCATCTTCCTGGAGGTCGAGAAGTTCGCCACCGACGTGGCCATCCCCGCCGGCCTGGGCGAGGACGCGCTGGCGTACCTCGAAGGCTCCAGCCTCGCCACCCTCCTGAGCGCCGAGAAGAAGGCCACCGAGTTCGCGCTCACCGAGAGCCGCCGCCCCAACCTGACCATCAAGTTCCCCGAGGTCACCCCCCACACCGTCGGCCAGTTCATGATGCTCTGGCAGATCGCCACCGCCTACGCGGGGCTCATGTTGGGCGTCGACGCGTACGACCAGCCGGCCGTCGAGCTCGGCAAGAAGGCGACGTTTGCGTTGATGGGCAAGCCGGGGTTTGAAGAACTCGCCGAGCGGCTGAAGTCATAG
- a CDS encoding cupin domain-containing protein: protein MTPHTLHTLADLPSDQPMPLIDRRRIMGGRMMISEVVLHPGFEVASHSHENEQMVVMLEGRAEFTIGGTEGGDGEKVIVSAGQVLELPPNLPHACRALERCRILDLFSPVSEKTGVDAGS from the coding sequence ATGACCCCGCACACCCTCCACACGCTCGCCGACCTGCCCTCCGACCAACCCATGCCCCTCATCGACCGCCGCCGCATCATGGGCGGGCGGATGATGATCAGCGAGGTTGTGCTGCACCCGGGCTTCGAGGTCGCCAGCCACAGCCACGAGAACGAGCAGATGGTCGTGATGCTCGAGGGCCGGGCTGAGTTCACGATTGGAGGCACGGAAGGCGGCGACGGCGAGAAGGTCATCGTCTCGGCCGGGCAGGTGCTCGAGCTGCCGCCCAACCTGCCCCACGCGTGCAGGGCGCTCGAGCGGTGCCGCATCCTCGACCTGTTCAGCCCGGTGAGCGAGAAGACCGGCGTGGACGCGGGCTCGTGA
- a CDS encoding insulinase family protein, whose translation MTTLTNPLARLAALLLAVAVAVPALSQDDQARGGPQFDPAEKLPEDPRLVRGTLDNGLEYVIVPNAEPPERVELWLHVHSGSLNEEDDQRGLAHFLEHLAFAGSTNFPPGTVRPFFENMGMSFGRHQNAVTGFDRTGYTISLPDTEPASIDAGLLFLSDVASNLLLPESGIEQERKIILEERRASLSPQQRVLYDLIERIAPESEFGRRIPIGTEEVLTTAGLEPIKRYYDTWYVPSNMTLLIVGDVMPQDLTGTIEELFDQGELVERPEPRDAGVAPTQGRRAIVASDPEETREEVAINFIGVPGGPTTTIGQYREDLVRSLATAMMNDRLGEGVQNGELTMLGGSVSTGDFAGAIQWTQATGRSENGRWKDVLKEIGREVRRATIHGFTRPELEDAKRRLLSSAERAVEGEATRPSRLLRGAVVESIASGEPFMSVAQQLELLRELLPTVTLEETNADFRDVFAFDDAVFTLQTREDENTPTESELLAAGNAALAAEPEAYRAQARAESLLDETPAPGGIAEKTTHEDTGVTSLWLENGVRVHIKRMTERQGEVLGSIHVYGGLVHEGPETRGLTDAATTALARPAGGGLSSTQIDDLTTGWKARVRGGSDADGLTVGFSTTPDELENALTLSHLLLTDPMVEDAAIEQWRRGQLRTLEMLETMPQGAALKAVIEAMYPAEDTRPGLVPKDRIEAIETAAAQAWLDEQLSGPIELAIVGDLDVDETIELVQTYLGSLESRPRVSNRTNWQARQMDRPQGPIELLKEPKVSTPQAYVIAGYYGANEWDTRDVRALRLAARVLNSRMIDRIREELGLAYSPSVSHRTARTWPGFGLLSVQTTTDPARAEELAGEVKAMYEAFASEGPTEEELAIAVEQLRNVHDETVRNPSAWLRELRTLTYLGGSLDEMAKEREALGSFTPAELRDVFARYAVEDGRMRIIVKPAEGDSAALEEEARASQGGEDGG comes from the coding sequence ATGACCACGCTCACCAACCCACTCGCCCGCCTCGCGGCTCTGCTGCTGGCGGTCGCCGTCGCCGTTCCGGCCCTCTCGCAGGACGACCAGGCCCGGGGCGGCCCCCAGTTCGACCCGGCCGAGAAGCTCCCCGAAGACCCGCGCCTCGTCCGCGGCACGCTCGACAACGGGCTCGAGTACGTCATCGTGCCCAACGCCGAGCCGCCCGAGCGGGTCGAACTCTGGCTGCACGTGCACTCGGGCTCGCTGAACGAGGAGGACGACCAGCGCGGGCTGGCCCACTTCCTCGAGCACCTGGCCTTCGCCGGCAGCACGAACTTTCCCCCCGGCACGGTGCGCCCGTTCTTCGAGAACATGGGGATGAGCTTCGGCCGCCACCAGAACGCCGTCACCGGCTTCGACCGCACGGGCTACACCATCAGCCTGCCCGATACCGAACCCGCGTCGATCGACGCGGGGCTACTGTTCCTTAGCGACGTGGCCAGCAACCTGCTGCTGCCCGAGAGCGGCATCGAGCAGGAGCGCAAGATCATCCTCGAGGAACGCCGCGCTTCGCTCTCGCCCCAGCAGCGCGTGCTCTACGACCTCATCGAACGCATCGCCCCCGAGAGCGAGTTCGGCCGGCGCATCCCCATCGGCACCGAGGAAGTGCTGACGACCGCCGGCCTGGAGCCCATCAAGCGCTACTACGACACCTGGTACGTGCCCAGCAACATGACGCTGCTCATCGTCGGCGACGTCATGCCGCAGGACCTGACCGGCACCATCGAGGAACTCTTCGACCAGGGCGAACTGGTCGAGCGCCCCGAGCCGCGCGACGCCGGGGTGGCGCCCACGCAGGGCCGCCGCGCCATCGTCGCCAGCGACCCCGAAGAGACCCGCGAAGAGGTCGCCATCAACTTCATCGGCGTGCCCGGCGGTCCGACGACCACCATCGGCCAGTACCGCGAAGATCTGGTGCGTTCGCTTGCAACCGCCATGATGAACGACCGGCTGGGCGAGGGCGTGCAGAACGGCGAGCTCACCATGCTGGGCGGCAGCGTCAGCACGGGCGACTTCGCCGGGGCCATCCAGTGGACGCAGGCCACCGGCCGCAGCGAGAACGGCCGCTGGAAGGACGTGCTGAAGGAGATCGGCCGCGAGGTCCGCCGCGCGACCATCCACGGCTTCACCCGGCCCGAGCTCGAGGACGCCAAGCGGCGGCTGCTGTCCAGCGCCGAGCGGGCGGTCGAGGGCGAGGCGACCCGGCCCAGCCGGCTGCTCCGCGGCGCGGTGGTCGAGTCGATCGCCAGCGGCGAGCCGTTCATGAGCGTCGCGCAACAACTCGAGCTGCTCCGCGAGCTGCTGCCCACCGTCACGCTGGAAGAAACCAACGCCGACTTCAGAGACGTCTTCGCCTTCGACGACGCCGTCTTCACGCTGCAGACGCGCGAAGACGAGAACACGCCAACCGAGAGCGAACTCCTGGCCGCCGGCAACGCGGCCCTCGCGGCAGAGCCGGAGGCCTACCGCGCCCAGGCCCGCGCCGAATCGCTGCTCGACGAAACCCCCGCCCCCGGCGGCATCGCCGAGAAGACCACCCACGAGGACACCGGCGTCACCAGCCTGTGGCTCGAGAACGGCGTGCGCGTGCACATCAAGCGCATGACCGAACGCCAGGGCGAGGTGCTGGGCTCGATCCACGTCTACGGCGGGCTCGTGCACGAGGGGCCCGAGACCCGCGGGCTGACCGACGCGGCGACCACCGCGCTGGCGCGCCCCGCCGGCGGGGGGCTCAGCTCCACGCAGATCGACGATCTGACCACCGGCTGGAAGGCCCGCGTCCGCGGCGGGTCCGACGCCGACGGGCTGACTGTGGGCTTCTCCACCACGCCCGACGAACTCGAGAACGCCCTGACGCTCAGCCACCTGCTGCTGACCGACCCCATGGTCGAGGACGCGGCGATCGAGCAGTGGCGCCGCGGGCAGCTCCGCACGCTCGAGATGCTCGAGACCATGCCCCAGGGCGCGGCCCTCAAGGCCGTCATCGAGGCGATGTACCCCGCCGAGGACACCCGCCCGGGCCTGGTGCCCAAGGACAGGATCGAGGCGATCGAAACCGCCGCCGCGCAGGCCTGGCTCGACGAGCAGCTGAGCGGCCCCATCGAGCTGGCGATCGTGGGCGACCTGGACGTCGACGAAACCATCGAGCTGGTGCAAACCTACCTGGGCTCGCTCGAGTCGCGGCCGCGCGTGTCGAACCGGACCAACTGGCAGGCCCGGCAGATGGACCGCCCGCAGGGCCCCATCGAGCTCTTGAAGGAGCCCAAGGTCTCCACGCCCCAGGCCTACGTCATCGCCGGCTACTACGGCGCCAACGAGTGGGACACGCGCGATGTCCGGGCCCTGCGCCTGGCCGCGCGCGTGCTCAACAGCCGCATGATCGATCGCATCCGCGAAGAGCTCGGCCTTGCTTACAGCCCCAGCGTCAGCCACCGGACGGCCCGGACATGGCCGGGCTTCGGCCTGCTCAGCGTCCAGACGACGACGGACCCCGCCCGGGCCGAGGAACTGGCCGGCGAGGTCAAGGCGATGTACGAGGCCTTCGCCAGCGAGGGCCCGACCGAAGAAGAGCTCGCCATCGCCGTCGAGCAATTGCGCAACGTGCACGACGAGACGGTGCGCAACCCCTCGGCGTGGCTGCGCGAGCTGCGCACGCTGACGTACCTGGGCGGCTCGCTGGACGAGATGGCGAAGGAGCGCGAGGCCCTGGGCTCGTTCACCCCCGCCGAGCTGCGCGACGTGTTCGCCCGCTACGCGGTGGAGGATGGGCGGATGAGGATCATCGTAAAGCCGGCCGAGGGTGACTCGGCTGCGCTGGAGGAAGAGGCGCGGGCATCGCAAGGTGGAGAGGACGGCGGCTGA